A segment of the Melioribacteraceae bacterium 4301-Me genome:
AACAGAAGGGAGCCGCCAAAAAGGGTTTTATTATTATTGTTTCTAATTTTTTGTTTTTCTTCTTCCGTTAATTCTATGGAATTATTATCAGGAGGCATTAAGAATGAAGCAATTAAATAAACTATTACTCCCCATCCCCCAAGAAAAACACTCAGCATGAAAATAATTCTAATTATAGTTGGGTCACTCTTAAAATAATCAGCAATTCCTCCGCAAACACCGGTGAAAATAAAGTTCTTTTTAGACCTTTTTAGTTTTGGCGAATTATAAAAAGTCGATTCTTTGCTATCGACAGTACTTTGCTCATTAGAGTCTTCTATTTCCTCTAGTGTTTTAAAGTCAATTTCTTTTTTAAACTGTTTATCCATTATAAAATAGACCTTTTTATAAATTACAAAATTCTCAAACCCAAACTCGATGCAATAAGTTCTGCGGTCAATTCAGCGGTTCTATTTTTTGTGTCGATAATAGGATTTACTTCTGCAACTTCTAATGAAGACATACAGCCGCACTCTGCAATTGTTTCCATTAACAAATGAGCTTCTCTGTAACTTAAGCCGCCGCTAACGGGCGTACCAACTCCAGGTGCAATTGTTGGGTCAATACTATCTATATCAAAACTAACATGAATATGTTGAACTTTTTGTTTTAAATTCTTCAGCACTTTATTAATTATGAAATTAATTCCTTTTCTATCAATTTCAGTCATAGTATAAACCTCAACGCCGCTTTTTTTAATTAGTTCTCTTTCTAATCTGTCAACGCTTCGCAAGCCAATAAGAATGGTATTTTCAGGTTTAATTTTAGGGGAGAATCCATATAAATTTGTAAGTGAGTTATTGCCTAAGCCGAGTAAAGCTGCGACTGACATGCCGTGAATGTTTCCTGATGGTGTTGTCTCGTCTGTATTCATATCTGCATGTGCATCAATCCATATTAATCCCATCTCTAAGTTATTTTTTTTGCAATGAGCGGCAATACCGCTAATAGAACCAATCGCCATTGAATGGTCGCCGCCTAAACACAATGGAAATCGCCCAGCGCTTAATGACTTTTCAACTCTCCTTGCTAATACTTCACAAGTTTTAACAATTTCATCAAGATATTTTAAACGTGGGTTTTTTATAACCTGCCTTTCTTGGTTTTTAATAAAAATGTCTCCTAAATCTGTAACTTTGTAGCCTAAATCCTCTAAGCGAGTTTGTATGTTTGCTATTCGAAGAGCAGAAGGACCCATATCTACACCTCTTCTATCGGCACCTAAGTCCATAGGAAAACCAATAATATCAACATGTTTGCTTGCCACAGAATTTCCCATAGTATATCTCTTTTAATATCTAAATCTATAAAATATTCACTCATTAATAAAATTCTACGTTTGTTAATAAATCGTCACATTTGTTATATTTTAGTAAAAACTTTTTTAGAAAATGAACAACTTTGAGCCTTTAGGAAGAATAATAATTATTGCAGGAGTAATTTTAGTTGCTTTTGGTCTGTTGTTAGTCTTTCTTGATAAAATTCCGTTTATAGGAAAACTGCCGGGCGATATAATAATTAAAAAAAAGAACTTTACCTTTTATTTTCCCA
Coding sequences within it:
- a CDS encoding PspC domain-containing protein, with the translated sequence MDKQFKKEIDFKTLEEIEDSNEQSTVDSKESTFYNSPKLKRSKKNFIFTGVCGGIADYFKSDPTIIRIIFMLSVFLGGWGVIVYLIASFLMPPDNNSIELTEEEKQKIRNNNNKTLFGGSLLFLGLFILLNNLGLIFYITPFNLSWRFLILLSAILISVYLIVHKEPANKLKIDFPNSLSRSLDDKKIFGICGGFAKYLNVDSTIIRILWLLITYITAGIGLLVYLILLFVLKKQKELNGNTIS
- the rocF gene encoding arginase — protein: MGNSVASKHVDIIGFPMDLGADRRGVDMGPSALRIANIQTRLEDLGYKVTDLGDIFIKNQERQVIKNPRLKYLDEIVKTCEVLARRVEKSLSAGRFPLCLGGDHSMAIGSISGIAAHCKKNNLEMGLIWIDAHADMNTDETTPSGNIHGMSVAALLGLGNNSLTNLYGFSPKIKPENTILIGLRSVDRLERELIKKSGVEVYTMTEIDRKGINFIINKVLKNLKQKVQHIHVSFDIDSIDPTIAPGVGTPVSGGLSYREAHLLMETIAECGCMSSLEVAEVNPIIDTKNRTAELTAELIASSLGLRIL
- a CDS encoding DUF2905 domain-containing protein, whose translation is MNNFEPLGRIIIIAGVILVAFGLLLVFLDKIPFIGKLPGDIIIKKKNFTFYFPIVTSILLSLIISLILYLLRK